One Mycolicibacterium parafortuitum DNA segment encodes these proteins:
- a CDS encoding nuclear transport factor 2 family protein, translated as MTSSTFSREELAEAFGQFEATVDRAAQTRDWDPWVDQYSDDILYIEHAAGTMRGREQVRPWIWKTMESFPGSYMTSFPSLWHVIDESTGRIICELDNPMRDPGDGTIVSATNISILTYAGDGQWKRQEDIYNPLRFVSATVKWCRKAEELGTLPDEAAQWMAKYGGRK; from the coding sequence GTGACGAGCAGCACCTTCAGCCGCGAGGAACTCGCCGAGGCGTTCGGGCAGTTCGAGGCCACGGTCGACCGGGCCGCCCAGACCCGGGACTGGGATCCGTGGGTTGACCAGTACAGCGACGACATCCTCTACATCGAGCACGCCGCGGGCACGATGCGCGGGCGCGAGCAGGTGCGCCCGTGGATCTGGAAGACGATGGAGAGCTTCCCGGGCAGCTACATGACGTCGTTCCCGTCGCTGTGGCACGTGATCGACGAGAGCACCGGCCGCATCATCTGCGAACTCGACAACCCGATGCGTGACCCCGGCGACGGCACCATCGTCAGCGCCACCAACATCTCGATCCTCACCTACGCCGGGGACGGGCAGTGGAAGCGGCAGGAGGACATCTACAACCCGCTGCGGTTCGTGTCCGCGACGGTGAAGTGGTGCCGCAAGGCCGAGGAGCTCGGCACGCTGCCCGACGAGGCCGCCCAGTGGATGGCCAAGTACGGCGGCCGCAAGTGA